The Desulfitobacterium chlororespirans DSM 11544 genome contains a region encoding:
- a CDS encoding FecCD family ABC transporter permease, whose protein sequence is MVNNGSGLHYREAYGRYMAGKRFVILVLVALLIGVALFSITAGSAGLTLGEVFRTFIGTGSAQAQAIVWNVRLPRIFTAIVVGGALALAGCVMQSVLRNPLASSSTLGISHGAAFGAAIAIVYFSAGSQHNAAGSGAISITNPYLVTGCAFMGGMISVFVILLLSRIKTVTPAAMVLAGVALSSLFRGGVALVQYFADDVALASVVYWTFGDLGRTSWHEIGLILIILGPTFVYFMFNSWSYNGIQSGTQTARSLGIHVDQLIIVSMVLAALLAASAVSFVGIIDFVGLVAPHMVRKFVGSDYRFLLPASMLAGACILLLSDLCSRTIIAPIVLPIGAITSFLGAPLFIYLIYKGAKK, encoded by the coding sequence TTGGTCAATAATGGGAGTGGGCTTCACTATCGGGAAGCTTACGGAAGGTATATGGCCGGAAAACGGTTTGTCATCCTGGTGCTGGTTGCCCTGCTGATCGGTGTAGCCCTGTTTTCGATTACAGCCGGTTCCGCCGGTCTGACTTTGGGAGAAGTTTTCAGGACATTTATAGGCACAGGTTCGGCTCAGGCCCAGGCCATCGTTTGGAACGTACGTCTGCCCCGCATCTTTACCGCCATCGTGGTGGGCGGGGCCTTGGCTTTGGCCGGCTGTGTCATGCAAAGTGTGCTGCGCAATCCCCTGGCCTCGTCATCAACCTTGGGCATCTCTCATGGGGCTGCCTTCGGGGCCGCCATTGCTATCGTTTATTTTAGCGCGGGCTCTCAGCATAATGCCGCAGGAAGCGGGGCAATCAGTATTACCAACCCCTATCTGGTCACAGGATGCGCTTTTATGGGGGGGATGATCTCCGTATTCGTTATTTTGCTCTTATCCCGGATCAAAACCGTTACCCCTGCCGCCATGGTCTTAGCCGGCGTCGCTCTTTCTTCTCTGTTTCGCGGGGGGGTTGCCTTGGTTCAATACTTTGCCGACGATGTGGCGTTGGCTTCGGTAGTCTATTGGACTTTTGGCGATCTTGGACGCACCAGCTGGCATGAAATTGGGCTGATCCTTATCATTCTTGGTCCGACTTTTGTCTATTTTATGTTTAACAGCTGGAGTTACAATGGGATACAAAGTGGAACGCAGACGGCGCGGAGTTTGGGGATCCATGTGGATCAGCTGATTATAGTCAGCATGGTGCTGGCTGCCCTGCTGGCAGCCAGTGCGGTATCATTCGTGGGCATCATTGATTTTGTGGGATTGGTGGCACCCCATATGGTCAGAAAGTTTGTGGGCAGCGATTACCGGTTTTTACTGCCGGCTTCCATGTTGGCCGGGGCTTGTATCCTGCTGTTAAGTGATCTTTGTTCCCGAACCATCATAGCACCTATCGTGCTGCCTATTGGTGCCATAACCTCATTTCTCGGTGCACCGCTGTTCATCTATCTCATATACAAGGGGGCGAAAAAATAA
- a CDS encoding iron ABC transporter substrate-binding protein, which produces MKKWLLFLMIPMLILIGCTNQVSQNSDQTDGEKENDTEKSTQVITDMMGREVEIPTKIDSIICTGAGALRLITYAQAVDLVIGIEDTDKSRVIGRPYNYVYHDQFKDLPSIGKGGGRGYTAYEEQIIALQPDVIFCSYTSDALDQLAAKTGIPVVSTAIQGNLFEENTVQSLKLIGEILGKEERCAEVITYLDQYEADLSDRTKDIPEADKPTVYVGAISNQGGRGFAGTYGGLGPLKAINVSGVADEVGKKEGFEVDWEQIQVWDPDYIFLDPGNINLVNEEYNKKPDYFNSLRAVKEGNVYSIISFNNYTTNIEMAIADAYYAGKVLFPGKFADLDIETKTEEIFKNFLGKGIYSEMKEVGLTFGKITLGQ; this is translated from the coding sequence ATGAAGAAATGGTTGCTTTTTCTGATGATTCCTATGCTTATTCTGATAGGATGCACAAACCAGGTGTCTCAGAATTCCGATCAGACGGATGGCGAGAAAGAGAATGATACAGAGAAAAGCACACAGGTAATTACCGATATGATGGGAAGAGAGGTGGAAATACCGACCAAGATCGATTCCATCATTTGTACAGGTGCCGGTGCTCTGCGGCTGATCACTTATGCCCAGGCCGTGGATCTCGTGATTGGTATTGAAGATACCGACAAAAGCAGGGTGATAGGACGGCCTTATAACTATGTCTATCATGATCAGTTCAAAGACCTCCCCAGTATCGGCAAGGGAGGCGGCCGGGGTTATACCGCCTATGAAGAGCAGATAATCGCCCTGCAGCCGGATGTCATTTTCTGCAGTTATACCAGTGATGCCCTTGACCAGCTGGCCGCTAAAACAGGTATCCCTGTCGTATCGACAGCTATTCAGGGTAATTTGTTTGAAGAAAATACCGTTCAATCCCTAAAATTGATTGGTGAAATATTGGGGAAAGAAGAACGCTGTGCTGAGGTGATTACCTATCTGGACCAGTATGAGGCCGATCTCAGTGACCGCACTAAGGATATTCCGGAGGCAGACAAGCCGACGGTGTATGTCGGCGCTATATCCAATCAAGGGGGCCGGGGATTTGCCGGAACCTACGGCGGTTTGGGACCTCTTAAAGCCATCAATGTCAGTGGGGTGGCGGATGAGGTAGGGAAAAAAGAAGGCTTTGAAGTGGATTGGGAGCAGATTCAGGTCTGGGATCCCGACTATATCTTCCTTGACCCCGGCAATATAAATCTGGTCAATGAGGAATATAACAAGAAGCCCGATTATTTCAATTCTTTGCGTGCTGTGAAGGAAGGCAATGTCTATTCGATCATCAGCTTTAATAATTATACGACGAATATCGAGATGGCCATCGCCGATGCTTATTATGCAGGTAAGGTTCTGTTCCCCGGGAAGTTTGCCGATCTGGATATAGAGACTAAGACTGAGGAGATATTTAAAAACTTTTTGGGAAAGGGGATCTATTCCGAAATGAAGGAGGTCGGGTTGACCTTTGGAAAGATTACACTTGGTCAATAA
- a CDS encoding class I SAM-dependent methyltransferase: MDSEQIREKWKLRKQNKQASVDMWNSMAGSFGEFELPDFKENSFLNLLEKNKMLNPESLVLDVGCGAGKYSLAIAERCQHITGLDLSPQMIEIAQQKMVEYHIGNSEFFCADWHQLDIEAAGYQKKFDLVLARMTPAIQSADTFEKLTAASKDWCVLAKPIKRKDPVSDELKKLVGISGRRESADEEVLLAFALLWGQGYLPRLEYEQQTWKMEKTIEEAYGLYINRVKTYREITRPEEEKLKDYIKSLARDGFIYEEVDTTIATLFWQVV; the protein is encoded by the coding sequence ATGGATAGTGAGCAAATTCGTGAAAAATGGAAACTAAGAAAACAAAACAAGCAGGCCAGTGTGGATATGTGGAACTCAATGGCCGGGAGCTTCGGGGAATTTGAACTGCCTGATTTTAAAGAGAATTCCTTCTTAAACCTGTTGGAAAAGAACAAGATGCTGAACCCGGAGAGCCTTGTCTTAGACGTTGGCTGTGGTGCGGGGAAATATTCCTTGGCCATAGCCGAGCGCTGCCAACATATCACCGGATTGGATTTATCTCCCCAAATGATTGAAATTGCCCAACAAAAAATGGTGGAATATCATATCGGCAATAGTGAGTTTTTCTGTGCAGACTGGCATCAACTGGACATCGAAGCTGCCGGGTATCAAAAAAAGTTTGATTTGGTCTTGGCCCGTATGACACCGGCCATCCAGAGTGCAGATACTTTTGAAAAGCTGACGGCGGCGTCCAAAGACTGGTGTGTGTTAGCCAAGCCAATTAAACGAAAAGACCCGGTGTCCGATGAGCTCAAAAAGCTGGTCGGTATCAGCGGACGCCGGGAGAGTGCTGATGAAGAAGTTTTGCTGGCCTTTGCACTGTTATGGGGACAGGGATATCTGCCCCGGCTGGAATATGAGCAGCAAACCTGGAAGATGGAAAAAACGATTGAAGAAGCCTATGGCTTGTATATCAACAGAGTGAAAACCTATCGGGAGATCACTCGGCCGGAAGAAGAAAAGCTTAAGGATTATATTAAATCACTGGCGCGGGATGGTTTTATCTATGAAGAGGTCGATACGACTATTGCCACCCTGTTTTGGCAGGTAGTGTAA
- a CDS encoding class I SAM-dependent methyltransferase, whose protein sequence is MQMDAQNLAFRDSVFDMVISRNITWVLENPERAYGEWLRVLKPHGKLINFDANWFLHLRDDTARRNFEEGQAAVVEHGFELKESDHGEELDNIFRELPLSCCWRPQWDFMTLANMGCEEIAVKFSLPKGLYDEYYEQLYKTIPTFMICVVKAD, encoded by the coding sequence ATGCAGATGGATGCGCAGAACCTGGCGTTCCGAGATTCTGTATTTGATATGGTGATCAGCAGAAATATTACCTGGGTATTAGAGAACCCGGAACGTGCTTATGGTGAATGGCTCCGTGTTCTTAAACCCCACGGGAAGCTGATTAACTTCGACGCAAACTGGTTTCTGCATCTGCGTGACGACACAGCGAGGCGTAACTTTGAGGAAGGGCAGGCCGCTGTGGTTGAACATGGTTTTGAGCTCAAAGAAAGTGATCATGGCGAGGAGCTGGACAATATCTTCAGAGAGCTGCCGCTTTCCTGCTGCTGGCGACCGCAATGGGATTTTATGACTCTCGCCAATATGGGCTGTGAAGAGATTGCTGTGAAATTTAGCCTTCCCAAAGGATTGTATGACGAATATTATGAGCAATTATATAAGACAATTCCGACATTTATGATCTGTGTGGTGAAGGCAGACTGA
- a CDS encoding class I SAM-dependent methyltransferase, whose amino-acid sequence MSKLAIVNNYWSTQAEAFTEISIDELTSEKNALWQSILEPFVQIDRKLEILDVGCGAGFFEIFLSGMGHHVTAVDFNGKMLEEARKNIQKLGRPELT is encoded by the coding sequence GTGAGCAAATTGGCTATCGTCAATAATTACTGGAGTACCCAAGCGGAAGCCTTTACAGAAATCAGTATCGATGAGTTAACAAGTGAGAAAAACGCGCTCTGGCAAAGCATTCTGGAGCCCTTTGTTCAGATTGATAGAAAACTAGAGATTTTGGATGTAGGGTGTGGCGCCGGTTTTTTTGAGATTTTTCTGAGCGGTATGGGCCACCACGTCACTGCCGTAGATTTTAACGGTAAAATGCTTGAAGAGGCTCGTAAAAATATACAGAAGCTGGGCAGACCGGAGCTAACCTAA
- a CDS encoding ABC transporter ATP-binding protein codes for MPNGESRKETTRIKNTLRLIASMKPYSLEMIATIVTTFLKHIGTIGSAGIVAYMAALAMEGRLLSEFSVLFSWLCVCIVLRAVMYYGEMWFGHDVAYRVLRDFRIKLYDKLETISPAFVLKKRSGQIGATLMSDVEILEWFLAHTFGSFLVAVAITIVLLILLAKIHILLSILMMIFSILTLWTPFLLQKKADEQGRKVREKAAEANAVTIEGIQGLRELLTLNYLERYKGRNKESMQNLYDAQLTYGKRAGTESALMQIFVGVFTVIVMAVTAVFVSQNSLDFEVYPMVVMLSALLFSPIIEVCGVARNLGNVFAAANRIQMVFDAAPVVKDDGKDIDCSSLQHSVVFEHVSFRYDDALDEVLHDVSFAIEPGQTVALVGPSGAGKSTCINLLLRYWDAEGGSIRIGGVDIRHISLDNLRDLTAAVLQDVFLFNVSIRENIRLGKPEATDAEIEEAAKAAYAHDFIMEQPHGYDTIAGERGFCLSGGQRQRIAIARAILKNPPILVLDEAVSSLDSENEKFIQQALHDKLGGRTTVVVAHRLSTIMAADKLVVLDKGRVVQVGHHSELIAQEGFYKDLVVNQVDKSGVLKS; via the coding sequence ATGCCTAACGGGGAAAGCAGGAAGGAAACGACGCGTATTAAAAATACCCTCCGCCTCATCGCCTCCATGAAGCCCTATTCCTTGGAGATGATAGCCACCATCGTCACAACCTTTTTAAAGCACATAGGTACAATCGGCTCCGCCGGCATCGTGGCCTACATGGCGGCCCTGGCCATGGAAGGCAGACTTTTGTCTGAATTCTCCGTTCTCTTTAGCTGGCTTTGCGTTTGTATTGTTTTGAGAGCTGTTATGTATTACGGAGAGATGTGGTTCGGCCATGATGTAGCTTACCGGGTCTTGAGAGATTTCAGGATCAAGTTGTATGACAAGCTGGAAACCATCTCGCCGGCCTTCGTTTTAAAGAAGCGTTCCGGTCAGATCGGGGCCACGCTGATGAGTGATGTCGAAATTCTGGAGTGGTTTCTGGCGCATACCTTCGGAAGCTTCCTGGTGGCGGTGGCCATTACGATAGTGCTGCTTATCCTGCTGGCCAAGATTCATATTCTGCTTTCTATTCTCATGATGATATTTTCCATATTAACACTATGGACACCCTTTCTGCTGCAGAAAAAGGCAGATGAGCAGGGCAGAAAAGTCCGTGAAAAAGCAGCCGAAGCGAATGCAGTCACAATCGAAGGCATTCAGGGATTGCGCGAGCTGCTGACTCTGAATTATCTGGAGCGCTACAAAGGGAGAAATAAGGAAAGCATGCAAAATCTCTACGATGCGCAATTGACATACGGTAAACGGGCGGGGACGGAGAGTGCGCTGATGCAGATTTTTGTGGGCGTCTTTACTGTTATCGTCATGGCTGTGACCGCCGTATTTGTCTCCCAAAATAGTTTGGATTTTGAGGTCTATCCCATGGTCGTCATGCTCTCCGCATTGCTTTTCAGCCCGATCATTGAAGTATGCGGTGTAGCGAGAAATCTTGGCAATGTTTTTGCCGCAGCCAACCGCATTCAGATGGTTTTTGATGCCGCTCCTGTCGTAAAAGACGATGGGAAGGATATTGATTGCTCCTCGCTTCAGCATAGCGTCGTATTTGAGCATGTTTCATTTCGCTATGACGATGCTCTGGACGAAGTCCTGCACGATGTGAGCTTTGCTATAGAGCCAGGCCAGACCGTTGCCCTGGTCGGCCCCTCCGGCGCCGGCAAAAGCACATGTATCAACCTTTTGCTGCGCTATTGGGATGCTGAAGGCGGTTCCATACGCATTGGTGGCGTCGATATCCGCCACATCTCTTTGGATAACCTGCGTGACTTAACCGCGGCGGTTCTGCAGGATGTTTTTCTTTTCAATGTTTCCATCAGGGAGAATATCCGGCTGGGCAAGCCGGAGGCGACGGATGCGGAAATTGAAGAAGCGGCCAAGGCGGCCTATGCTCATGATTTCATTATGGAGCAGCCCCATGGGTACGATACGATAGCGGGAGAACGGGGTTTTTGCCTTTCCGGGGGACAGCGGCAGCGTATCGCGATTGCTCGTGCCATACTGAAAAACCCGCCCATCCTTGTCTTGGATGAGGCAGTCTCCAGTCTGGACAGTGAGAACGAGAAGTTCATTCAGCAGGCGCTCCATGATAAATTAGGCGGTAGAACCACGGTTGTCGTTGCCCATCGCCTGTCCACGATCATGGCGGCAGACAAGCTGGTGGTGCTCGACAAAGGCCGCGTCGTGCAGGTGGGGCATCACAGCGAATTGATTGCACAGGAAGGCTTTTATAAAGATCTGGTGGTCAATCAGGTTGATAAGAGCGGAGTGTTAAAGTCGTGA
- a CDS encoding ABC transporter ATP-binding protein, with protein MRAYGRLLRYVAAIKGEVALKVLIGLAISATYIGQALAMAKAVSIVFARSDLQTIVVPVVSALAAVLLRGFLSRVMESYSKVVAAKVKNKIRLLVFDKILHLGPGYLSDKRSGKVQSLVLDGIESLEPFLVNYIPQIITISISGLAIGIYLTSLDVVTGLIIIVSMLLCVIVPYLTVPLVSRSIVTYWRSYGTLNAQYIDAVQGMSTLMAFKASRAKGRELAENAQGFYVQAIRNTTFSLIDSGLMMLLTSVASAITVAIAAYRAESGLFPVMAISTFLFLAAECARPMSELNGHWHNSFLGLSVAEELFEIVDEELKITEKENADTVSLDGPLPAVQFQDVIFAYNEGAKPALAGINLEIKGGQTIAVVGKSGSGKSTMVNLLFRFYDPTQGSILMNGINIKDYGIRYLQSKIAAVFQDTYLFYGTVFENIRMSHTDAADDKVIAAAKAAGAHEFIRELPQGYDTVVGERGVNLSGGERQRLAIARAILKDAPLLILDEATSSVDARNEALIQNTLDSLTKGRTTIIIAHRLSTVQNADKIFVLDHGGLAEAGSHEELLLKGGIYADLVRAQRGDENNA; from the coding sequence ATGAGAGCATATGGACGACTCTTGCGATACGTGGCGGCAATTAAGGGTGAGGTTGCCTTGAAGGTTCTGATTGGCTTGGCAATCAGCGCCACTTATATCGGACAGGCCTTGGCCATGGCCAAGGCGGTGTCCATTGTTTTTGCACGCAGTGATTTACAGACTATTGTCGTCCCGGTGGTAAGCGCTCTTGCAGCGGTGCTTTTGCGCGGATTTTTGAGCCGTGTGATGGAGAGCTACAGCAAGGTAGTGGCCGCTAAGGTCAAGAACAAGATAAGGCTTTTGGTCTTCGACAAGATACTGCATCTCGGTCCGGGGTATCTGAGCGATAAGCGGAGCGGGAAGGTCCAGTCCCTTGTGCTGGATGGGATCGAATCCCTGGAGCCGTTCCTCGTCAACTATATTCCCCAGATTATAACCATATCCATATCCGGTCTTGCCATCGGTATTTACCTGACGTCCCTCGACGTCGTGACCGGTCTGATCATCATTGTGTCCATGCTGCTTTGCGTTATTGTCCCCTATTTAACCGTACCGCTGGTCAGCCGCAGCATCGTGACCTACTGGCGCTCCTATGGGACCCTCAACGCCCAATATATAGATGCTGTCCAGGGGATGTCCACATTGATGGCGTTTAAAGCCAGCCGGGCCAAGGGCCGTGAACTTGCTGAAAACGCTCAGGGCTTTTATGTTCAGGCCATTCGCAATACAACCTTCTCTCTGATCGATTCAGGCCTTATGATGCTGCTGACTTCGGTCGCGTCGGCGATAACAGTTGCCATCGCCGCCTATCGGGCAGAGTCGGGCCTTTTTCCTGTGATGGCCATATCCACCTTCCTGTTTCTTGCCGCGGAATGCGCCCGCCCGATGTCGGAGCTTAACGGCCACTGGCACAACAGCTTTCTGGGCTTGTCCGTCGCGGAAGAGCTTTTTGAAATCGTGGATGAAGAGCTGAAAATCACGGAAAAAGAGAATGCGGATACGGTTTCGCTGGATGGTCCCCTTCCGGCAGTTCAATTTCAGGATGTGATCTTTGCCTATAACGAAGGGGCGAAGCCGGCGCTTGCAGGAATCAACCTGGAGATCAAAGGCGGCCAAACAATTGCCGTTGTCGGGAAATCCGGATCAGGCAAATCGACGATGGTCAATCTGCTCTTCCGCTTTTATGATCCGACCCAGGGCAGTATATTGATGAATGGCATAAATATAAAGGATTACGGCATCCGTTATCTGCAAAGCAAGATCGCCGCGGTGTTTCAGGATACCTATCTTTTTTACGGAACCGTGTTTGAGAATATCCGTATGTCACACACCGATGCTGCTGATGACAAAGTCATAGCCGCGGCCAAGGCAGCCGGCGCTCATGAATTTATCAGGGAGCTTCCCCAGGGCTACGATACTGTCGTTGGCGAGCGGGGGGTCAATCTTTCCGGAGGGGAGAGGCAACGGCTGGCGATTGCCCGTGCCATCCTGAAGGACGCGCCGCTGCTGATTCTGGATGAGGCTACCTCAAGTGTGGATGCCAGGAACGAAGCCCTCATTCAGAATACGCTGGATTCCCTCACCAAGGGGCGCACCACAATCATCATTGCCCATCGGCTTTCCACAGTGCAGAATGCGGACAAGATATTTGTTTTGGATCATGGTGGGCTGGCAGAGGCAGGCAGCCACGAGGAGTTATTGCTGAAGGGCGGCATATATGCCGATCTCGTCCGCGCGCAGAGAGGGGATGAGAACAATGCCTAA
- a CDS encoding ABC transporter ATP-binding protein, with product MYSNLLTIENLTKCYGGLTAVDDVSFSIREGESIGLVGESGCGKSTLARLLSGLEAPSSGQALLNGKPIRIEKGRRRKHRVNMVFQDPSDTFDKHMTVFACLYEALSHTRKTSKAEAKSIITETLRMVEIPEEHIHRGVRQLSGGECQRVAIARALITEPHLLIFDEATSALDVTVQAQILRLLVRLKQEKMSTYLFISHDLALVSCLCSRVLVMYRGKLIECGTVECVMDYPLHPYTELLISCAEAFMLDTSGTNKELPAIQSAELNAEDNGCCFFANCGRRRQVCAEKRPQLKDCGPGHQAACFFPRVMDTGSGMIGSA from the coding sequence ATGTACAGTAATCTCCTGACCATTGAAAATTTGACAAAGTGCTACGGAGGGCTAACTGCAGTTGATGATGTGAGTTTCTCAATTCGAGAGGGAGAATCCATCGGCCTGGTGGGGGAGAGCGGATGCGGTAAGAGCACACTGGCTCGCCTGCTGTCAGGACTTGAAGCGCCCAGTTCAGGCCAAGCACTCCTGAATGGAAAACCCATACGCATTGAGAAAGGCCGCAGGCGGAAACACAGGGTCAATATGGTGTTTCAGGATCCCTCAGATACCTTTGATAAGCATATGACGGTTTTTGCCTGTCTCTACGAGGCGCTGTCCCATACCCGTAAAACGTCTAAGGCAGAAGCGAAATCGATTATAACGGAAACCCTGCGCATGGTAGAAATCCCGGAAGAACACATTCACCGGGGGGTACGGCAGCTCAGCGGGGGAGAGTGTCAGCGTGTCGCCATAGCGCGGGCACTTATAACCGAGCCTCATCTGCTGATTTTCGATGAGGCAACAAGCGCCCTTGACGTTACTGTTCAGGCACAGATCCTGCGATTGCTGGTCAGGCTAAAGCAAGAAAAAATGTCAACCTATTTATTTATTTCCCACGATCTGGCTCTCGTCTCTTGCCTGTGCAGCAGGGTCCTTGTTATGTACCGGGGTAAATTGATAGAGTGCGGTACAGTAGAATGCGTCATGGATTATCCCCTTCATCCGTATACGGAGTTGCTCATATCCTGTGCGGAAGCCTTTATGCTGGATACTTCCGGTACGAATAAAGAACTGCCGGCCATACAATCTGCAGAGTTGAATGCTGAAGACAATGGATGCTGCTTCTTTGCGAACTGTGGTAGGAGAAGGCAGGTTTGCGCTGAAAAAAGACCTCAGCTCAAGGATTGCGGCCCCGGACATCAGGCGGCTTGCTTTTTTCCTCGGGTGATGGACACCGGCAGCGGCATGATCGGGTCAGCTTAA
- a CDS encoding ABC transporter ATP-binding protein — protein sequence MLEINRLSVAYGNHLALKDVTLAMKHHETYCIVGESGSGKTTLLKAVIGLLGEGGRYIEGEVVFEGKELISLPQPELRKLRGAAIATVHQQAGSAMDPITKVGKQFHEALSVRKKISRRESDRLAQECMKTLALKEPERILKSYPGMLSGGTIQRVALAMAMAMNPTIILADEPTSALDVTVQVDVVGTLKKLQENCRAAILLVTHNIGVVARMADKIGVMLDGRLIESGSKARVLSSPAHPYTQMLINSVLNKKGRLPVCPTIYHEEKNQGCSFYNRCPIGCGLCRETLPKTREIAADHRVMCQLAGEAYVQ from the coding sequence TTGCTCGAAATCAACAGGCTTTCAGTGGCCTATGGTAATCATTTGGCTCTCAAAGACGTCACCCTTGCTATGAAACATCACGAGACCTATTGTATAGTCGGCGAAAGTGGCAGCGGAAAAACAACGCTGCTCAAAGCGGTTATCGGATTGCTGGGAGAGGGCGGCAGGTATATTGAAGGCGAGGTAGTATTTGAAGGGAAAGAGCTTATCTCGCTGCCACAGCCGGAGCTGCGTAAACTGCGCGGAGCCGCCATTGCCACCGTCCACCAGCAGGCCGGCAGCGCTATGGATCCAATTACGAAGGTGGGGAAACAATTTCATGAGGCACTTTCCGTCAGGAAAAAAATAAGCCGAAGGGAATCCGACCGCCTGGCGCAGGAGTGTATGAAGACACTGGCGTTAAAAGAGCCGGAACGAATACTCAAATCATATCCCGGCATGCTGAGCGGCGGCACAATTCAAAGAGTAGCGCTGGCCATGGCCATGGCGATGAACCCCACTATAATTCTGGCGGATGAGCCGACATCTGCTTTGGATGTTACGGTACAGGTAGACGTTGTGGGTACACTGAAAAAACTGCAGGAAAATTGCCGTGCCGCTATTCTCCTCGTAACTCATAATATAGGCGTTGTCGCGCGTATGGCGGACAAAATCGGCGTCATGCTTGACGGGCGATTGATCGAATCGGGCTCCAAAGCTCGGGTTCTATCAAGCCCTGCACACCCTTATACCCAAATGCTGATTAACTCTGTTTTAAACAAAAAGGGCCGGCTGCCAGTGTGCCCGACGATTTACCATGAAGAGAAAAATCAAGGCTGTTCATTTTATAACCGATGTCCCATAGGCTGCGGGCTGTGTAGGGAGACGCTTCCCAAAACCCGGGAGATTGCCGCAGACCATAGGGTTATGTGCCAATTGGCAGGAGAAGCATATGTACAGTAA